GCATCTAGAATGTATGTATCATCAGCTGCGTCAAACTCGTGCTCTTCACCTTCTGGCCCAATCAGCTTGATTTTGTAAACAGCCATTGATGCCTTGAAATTTTGGGAGCATTTCAAGCCAAAAGATTTGGAGATGCTCCTTACTGATCCCAGTGAACATGGACTCTTGATTATGGTGCTTGCAAACTGATTTTTGGGTGCAATTTTGACCATGCATTGGGTGGGAACAGTCACAGTTGCCATCTTCGCCCCTGAATCTAAAAAAGCAAAATTCAGTCGGTTCCTTTCGTGCTCCCCACAAAAACAAATGATTTTTATTGGTTTTTGATCTTGTCATTTAAGGCTTGCACAGGCTTCACATGTTACATCAGTGCTGGCTAAGGAATCAGTTTTCACATTAAATTTGAAAGACCACACCATATCAAATTTCCATGGGAAACAACAGCCATCTTATAAGGAGCTTGCCAAGGATCATGAGCTTGCATGCTAGCTTTAAATAAGTCAAATATGAACGATAATGGACCAGACCCATATGAAAAGTCAGAAATAGCTCTCACAACCATTAACGACtcaaaattgtaataaaatctTCATAACCATGCAAAATATAAAGTAATAACCAGAGTTCCAACACAAAGGACATGGCCAAAGGAGGAGGAAAAAAGGGTCTACACGCAAGAAACCACCAAGCTCCTCCCACTCCCAAATTAAACTCAACCACTGGTACAGATCACTGGAAAGTCACATTGTATGCCTCACAAACATTCACAACAATATGGAACTGAAGTGTCCATTTGTACAAGAGTAAGGCAATTCATGTTTGGAGCATTATGAGAAGAGGCAAAAGTAAGTGGTATCTGCTCTTCACTCGAAGCTCCATCATATAAAAAGGGATGGCAAGTAAGAATAATTCTTGCAAAGGCGAAAAAAGCCAAGGAGATAACAAACATGGATGTCAATGACAAGTTAGTTATTTAAATGCACTGACAGGACTTCATAAACAGTTCTTGATAATCTACTACCAATGAAATTTGGAAAGATGAAAAAGATTAAAGAATCAATCTGAAAGTGTCTTCATGGAATGCACTAGACTGGAATCAGAAAATGCCCCACTTAAATATGCAACTTCTGCAAACTTTCAAaagggaaaaaataataaatttgactCAAAAAGGTGCAAAATTGGTAAGCATATGCTATGCTAGGAGGTGGCATGAGCTTGATATATATGCAGCAACCGACTCAGATGCCAGTTCCTGAATGCTATAATAAAATGGACTAAGATATTTTGAACTCATGGCATTTACCCTGTTGTTCCCAAGTTCATTTGACATATGTTCATGGTTTGTCCTTCTATTAAGATCTTATATTCTGCAAAAACATTATCTCTTTGCCCTCACAACATTacaccatttaaaaaaaaaaaaaaaaatcctgcaATTAAGAGAGTGAATCTGAAAAAGCAACACTTTCAATCGATCATGCAGTTTATTTGCTAGACAAATGTTATACTTCAAACCATTAGACTACCTAAATTTCACATGTGGCCGTGATAAACAAACAAATGGTCACCGTGCACTATTGACTATTCTACGTCACATGACACAACCAATGTTTAAAATGTCTATGCATGAAACACAATTAATCAATCTCCACCCTTCTACCTAACTTCAATGTGAACATAATGTGCATAAAGATTGTGTAAATGATGTCAAAATGAACTTCAAGGGACACAAAAATCAGGATTAACTTTAATATGCTTTCATTTTCGCCAAATGAGACAACTATATTTTTTGAGCATACATCTGCATTCTCCCTCGCCAAATTGGCCAAGTTTGTTAAAGACATCATGGGTTAGCTTTAATTAACAAAACTAAAAAGCCGTGGAAAGGTTGGGATATTCTTTTTCCCCTTTCGTCATTCGGACTCCCAAATTTTCAAGGAAAGGAAAAATGAAGAACTGAGCTACAGCTACAGTTTCAGCAATAGCATCactgatgtaatgtaattataaGTTCTAACCAGTGAGTGGCAATCAGAAACCCGGTAATTTTGTTTTGAAATAATATTTAGAAAACAAAAATCCATTTTCCGCTTTCAGAATATGAAATGAAACATTGTGTGCAAAAAGATTCAATCTTTTGTTTCGTGTAcagaaaacaaaagaaaatgacCAAGTCTGAAGCCCCACTTGTGAAAATTACCTCACATAAATATCAACCAACAAACAAACAATCTCAAGTTCCACACatcaaataaacaaacaaactACATGAAATAACAACAACAAACATAGACATCAACCAAAatagaattgatgaagaataaGAGAGCTCGCATCTACCCATCAATCCAAAAACATACGTTGATATAAATAAACACAAGCTGAGACAAAAGCGAATAGAGGGGAGGAGAGAACTCACCGAGTAGGAGAGGATCAAAGACGAGCTGAGAGAGGCAACTAGGCTTATGAGCTTGGGCAGCGGAAAATACAAGGTGGGTCAGAATTTATTTATAGCTCAAAAGGAGAGCGAAAGATCCGCTGGCTTTTGGAATCTTTAGAACGGCAGAGGCGGCCTGGCGCTGAAAAATGGGCCAAAACCTccatttctttataaaatttgTTTACAATTTTTAGACATCAACTCCTCCTggagaattcaaataaattttttaaaattattcataatttttatttttatatataattaaaaaattttaaacttttcaattgcaaataagaattttataagaaaaaatttaattcaattaaatttttataaaattgttgaaaaatgaaaaatagttTGAATTTGATTTGTTCATTTGATTATTACGTAGAaatgaaattgagttttaaaaatgatttgtgtttaaatactttttataaaaaatagtttttaatttaaattcagaTTTATCAGATGAATCTTCACATAAGAAAAGTAGATTGAGATTGTGAGTTCAAAATTTGTTTGGTTTTAGGCTTTACCTTTGGAATGGAGGGCATGAATAATATTTGGACAACAACTTGCAAAaagaatttaagaaaaattcaaaataacatGAGAAAATATTCAACAAATTTATATTAAGTTGataccatttttatttttattgataaaaataataagttgATCCAATAAAATATGAAAGGATGAGCAGCCCAAAATGGACTAGGAAGGTCATCCAAAAAGTCAAAATGAGTAGGCTTCAAAGAAGGTGTCCTTAGAGTTGAATGTGGCAATAATCTTCAGCGGCCAACCCATCAACATGTGAGTTTAACCACAATCCACcacaaattaattaatacatttcAATAAAATCATCTGCTCAGTTTTCTTGTTTCAGCTGGTTTAGGCTCCGTTCTTTGCACAAATAAAAGATATATTTCCACTTTTTACGACCTTCAAACAGGTCAAAAAAACCTAATCAAGTTAATTACAAGaaaaattacattatttttaaaaaatacaacaaATCTTATTAtcaatttatcattaaattctTTGGTACAATGGATTCTTACAAGATATTTTCCACAAACTAATTTCGGGAACTCTGTTTTCCCACACctgaaaaattgaaaagattggttattttgcAGAGGTTACTTTTTAGCAAGCAGGATATTGTACAAAGCCCACAGGCCTATAAAGAGAGCCTAAAAGCCATCAGTTAACATAAAAGGTTTTCCCTTCAAGCCCTAACAGCTTAAAAAAACAAGACCCACAAGCCCAATACCCATGAAACCCTACCAAAGCTGATCCACGAGAGAAGAGCAGTCGAGCTTTTACCTGCAAGTACGCATCTGCTTTGGTCTTTGAAA
This sequence is a window from Manihot esculenta cultivar AM560-2 chromosome 4, M.esculenta_v8, whole genome shotgun sequence. Protein-coding genes within it:
- the LOC110612814 gene encoding ferredoxin, root R-B2; the encoded protein is MATVTVPTQCMVKIAPKNQFASTIIKSPCSLGSVRSISKSFGLKCSQNFKASMAVYKIKLIGPEGEEHEFDAADDTYILDAAESAGVELPYSCRAGACSTCAGKMVSGSVDQSDGSFLDETQMSEGYLLTCVSYPTSDCVIHTHKESELC